CCACCATAAACATGCCGAACAAAAAGGCGCCCAGTGCGGTCAAGGTGCCCAGATAGGTGGCCACTTTCAGCGGGATGGTGCTAAACGAGGTGATACCCTCGATCGCAAAATTCCACAAACCGACATAACTCCATTTAGTAGCACCTCCCCCATAACGTGCATCCCGCTGATAGGGCACCGCCTTCTGCGGATAACCGATCCAGGCAAACAGGCCTTTCATAAAACGGTGCTGCTCACGCAAGCCGGACAGGGCAGCCACAGCCCTGCGGCTTAACAGCCGGAAGTCTCCCGTATCCCGCGGGATATGCACCCGGCTCAGCTTCTGCATCAGCCGATAAAACAGATGCGCGGTGGTTTTTTTGAAGGCCGACTCTCCGCGTCGGGAAGTGCGCTGGGCATACACCACATCATAACCGGCCTGCCAGTGCTCGATCAGCTGCGGGATCAGCTCTGGCGGATCCTGCAGGTCGGCATCGATCACCACCACCGCATCACCCTGCGCATGATCTAGGCCCGCGGTCATGGCGATTTCCTTGCCGAAATTCCGACTGAGATCGACAAGGGCAATGCGGG
The Gammaproteobacteria bacterium DNA segment above includes these coding regions:
- a CDS encoding glycosyltransferase family 2 protein; its protein translation is MSEHQQAVQERGEQRLAVVVPVFNEEAVLAEFHQRLAGVLDGLEMKSEIIYVNDGSVDGSLIELQRLMATDARIALVDLSRNFGKEIAMTAGLDHAQGDAVVVIDADLQDPPELIPQLIEHWQAGYDVVYAQRTSRRGESAFKKTTAHLFYRLMQKLSRVHIPRDTGDFRLLSRRAVAALSGLREQHRFMKGLFAWIGYPQKAVPYQRDARYGGGATKWSYVGLWNFAIEGITSFSTIPLKVATYLGTLTALGAFLFGMFMVVKTVFYGNPVPGYPSLLVVVLFLGGIQLMALGVIGEYLGRMFDETKGRPLYLLKDYRPSTADK